One genomic window of Mucilaginibacter sp. SJ includes the following:
- a CDS encoding efflux RND transporter periplasmic adaptor subunit produces the protein MKTKYIIYTALALLVAYLIYNKFFSEGAKKSAAAMASGKGDKKKGGGAVGVKVMIVKDTAVNNIIDITGTIDANEKVSLISQTAGNITGIYFNEGTKVTKGQLLVKVYNQDLEASLQQNQYQVALAKQQESRNRQLLQKEAISQEEYDTSLTSLNSLKAAANVIKAQIARTEIRAPFSGTIGLRNVSPGSYLSPSSPIADLVNIDPAKVTFAVPERYLSILGPGSKIRFKTESSMESFVGTVYAIDPSIDASSRTITVRAKAPNPKGILTAGSFAKINLTLDQIPKTILLPTEAVIPDLKSSLVWIYHNGKAMSKPVKTDLRTDTKIQVIEGLKPGDSVVVSGLIQMRPKVPLKILKVIK, from the coding sequence ATGAAAACGAAATATATTATTTACACGGCGCTGGCCCTGCTGGTTGCCTATTTAATTTACAATAAATTTTTTAGCGAAGGGGCAAAGAAATCGGCCGCGGCTATGGCTTCGGGCAAGGGCGATAAGAAAAAAGGCGGCGGCGCGGTAGGGGTTAAAGTAATGATAGTTAAAGATACCGCCGTAAACAACATTATTGATATTACCGGCACCATTGATGCCAATGAAAAGGTAAGCCTGATAAGCCAAACAGCAGGTAATATTACCGGGATCTACTTTAATGAAGGTACTAAAGTAACAAAGGGCCAGTTGCTGGTTAAAGTGTACAACCAGGACCTGGAAGCATCGTTGCAGCAAAACCAGTACCAGGTGGCATTGGCAAAGCAACAGGAAAGCCGTAACCGCCAGTTGCTTCAAAAAGAAGCCATAAGCCAGGAGGAATACGATACTTCATTAACATCATTAAATTCGTTAAAAGCTGCCGCAAATGTAATTAAGGCGCAGATTGCCCGTACCGAGATCCGTGCGCCCTTTTCGGGGACTATCGGTTTACGGAATGTGAGCCCGGGCAGTTACCTCTCGCCATCATCGCCTATTGCCGATCTGGTTAATATCGATCCGGCAAAAGTAACTTTTGCTGTGCCTGAAAGGTACCTTTCTATACTTGGCCCCGGCAGTAAGATCAGGTTCAAGACAGAAAGCTCGATGGAGAGTTTTGTGGGTACGGTATATGCCATTGACCCTTCAATTGATGCAAGCTCACGCACTATTACTGTGCGCGCTAAGGCACCTAACCCTAAAGGAATACTTACCGCGGGCAGCTTTGCCAAGATCAATTTAACGCTTGATCAAATTCCTAAAACCATTTTGCTGCCAACAGAGGCGGTTATTCCCGATTTGAAAAGCAGCCTGGTTTGGATCTACCACAATGGTAAAGCCATGTCAAAACCGGTAAAAACAGATCTGCGAACCGATACAAAGATCCAGGTTATTGAAGGCTTAAAGCCTGGCGACAGTGTGGTAGTATCGGGCCTGATCCAAATGCGGCCAAAAGTGCCTTTGAAAATTTTAAAAGTTATTAAATAA